In a genomic window of Candidatus Chazhemtobacterium aquaticus:
- a CDS encoding DNA-directed RNA polymerase subunit beta, whose product MSNQQQPRKRIYWGNITPKLPELNLSQIQVNSYHWFLDQGIKLALQDLGPITDFTGDSFQLEFGDHTFGQPTHTPEECLKKGLTYAAPLRVNTILTNLETKTSKTQEVFLGDIPQITTYGTFIINGVERVVVNQLVRSPGVFFNSSLDTNTGRQLSSAEIRPIRGSWLEFNIHKNDYITVRIDRSRKLSAATFLRAIGFSSSEEISSLFKDVDTDKDHPYIAASLLKDATASTDEALLDFYQKIRPGEPAVLDNAKELLYQMFFDPRRYDLGLVGRYKINKRLSLDTPITDEHTTLTKEDIVATLRYLINLQNGHGKVDDIDHLANRRVRQIGELLYQGPFRIGLLRLERSIREKMSLAKKEEPPTAGSLVNPRPIIAAVSEFFRRNRLSAILDQVNPLAEIDNLRRLSVMGAGGVTRERASFSMRDIHASQYSRICPIRSPEGPNIGLVTYLALYTRINQYGFLEAPYFKVTPESKGGKTRMRITNEIVYLTADDEENHYITHADIARDGDYLANDWVPARYNGKFIEVDAQKIEYIDIIPRQVVGTSASLIPFLQHDDGTRALMGSHMQCQAVPLIKPDAPIIGTGMENPVAESMGWVIRARFDGEVISADSNTVTIKVDPKHIDDLKKLAQLNQSESITIKDDVETYHLKTFYRTSQSTAYTQRPLVRPGEQVKKGQIIIDGPASQNGELALGQNLVIAYANFEGLGYEDAIVVSDRLIKEDLLSSVHINEYEAQVMETKLGPEELTRDIPNVSEQDLKNLTEDGIVAIGSNVGPNDILVGKIAPKGETELTAEERLLRAIFGEKAREVRDTSLKMPHGESGTVIDVQILDRDTGDELDPGVIKQIKVKVAQLRKITVGDKVAGRHGNKGVISKVVPVADMPTLPDGTPVDIIISFLSVLARMNLGQLMEAQLGWAADKLNQNIAVPVFEKIPEDKIISLMSQAGLPVDGKIRLTDGRTGLPFEEDTAVGIGYILKLVHMVEDKTHARSTGPYSLVTQQPLGGKAQMGGQRLGEMEVWALEAHKAAHTLQEMLTIKSDDVVGRSRAFEAIVKGTDIPEATLPESFKVLVKELNSLGLSIIPTNPITRPSQDDSDISDKTQEETISDSESVPSHVSANATPEDQSDDSNDQSDQPTKSDDQAPVEEPPTQENQQ is encoded by the coding sequence ATGTCCAACCAGCAACAGCCTAGAAAACGTATATACTGGGGTAACATCACCCCTAAACTTCCCGAACTTAACCTTTCACAAATTCAAGTCAACTCTTACCACTGGTTTCTTGATCAGGGCATTAAACTTGCTCTTCAAGATCTTGGGCCTATCACAGACTTCACTGGTGACTCCTTCCAGCTAGAATTTGGCGACCACACCTTCGGTCAACCAACCCACACCCCCGAAGAATGTCTTAAAAAAGGCCTTACCTACGCCGCTCCCCTTCGTGTTAACACTATTCTCACCAATCTCGAAACCAAGACCTCAAAAACCCAAGAGGTCTTTTTAGGTGACATTCCTCAGATCACTACTTACGGAACTTTCATCATCAATGGTGTTGAACGTGTTGTTGTTAACCAGCTCGTTCGTTCCCCTGGTGTGTTTTTCAATTCTTCTCTAGATACCAACACCGGCCGCCAGCTTTCCTCAGCTGAAATCCGTCCCATCCGCGGGTCGTGGCTCGAGTTTAATATCCACAAAAACGACTATATCACTGTAAGAATTGATCGTAGCCGCAAACTCTCGGCCGCTACTTTCCTTCGCGCTATTGGTTTTTCCTCCAGTGAAGAAATCTCCTCTCTCTTTAAAGATGTAGACACTGACAAAGACCATCCATATATTGCCGCTTCGCTTTTGAAAGATGCCACCGCTTCAACCGATGAAGCTCTCCTTGATTTTTACCAAAAAATCCGTCCCGGTGAACCCGCTGTTCTTGATAATGCAAAAGAACTTCTTTATCAAATGTTTTTTGACCCCCGTCGTTACGATCTCGGCTTAGTCGGTCGCTATAAAATCAACAAACGCCTCAGTCTAGATACACCCATTACAGATGAACACACCACTTTAACTAAAGAAGATATTGTTGCCACCCTCCGTTATCTTATAAACCTCCAAAACGGCCATGGAAAAGTTGATGATATCGACCATCTTGCCAACCGCCGCGTCAGACAAATTGGCGAACTTCTCTACCAGGGCCCCTTCAGAATCGGATTACTTAGATTAGAGCGTTCCATTCGTGAAAAAATGAGCTTGGCCAAAAAAGAAGAACCACCCACAGCCGGATCTTTAGTTAACCCTCGTCCAATCATCGCTGCTGTATCAGAATTTTTTAGAAGAAATCGACTCTCAGCCATCCTTGACCAGGTTAACCCCTTAGCCGAAATTGACAACCTTCGCCGTCTTTCTGTGATGGGGGCAGGCGGTGTCACTCGTGAGCGCGCATCTTTCTCTATGCGCGACATTCACGCTTCCCAATACTCCCGTATCTGCCCAATTCGTTCTCCAGAAGGCCCAAACATTGGACTGGTTACCTATCTAGCCCTCTATACTCGCATTAACCAATACGGCTTTCTCGAGGCACCATACTTTAAAGTTACCCCAGAATCTAAAGGTGGTAAGACTCGCATGAGAATTACCAACGAAATCGTCTACCTCACTGCTGATGATGAAGAAAATCACTATATTACTCACGCCGACATTGCTCGTGATGGTGATTACTTAGCCAACGACTGGGTACCAGCTCGTTATAACGGAAAATTCATCGAGGTCGACGCTCAGAAAATCGAATACATCGACATCATCCCCCGACAGGTTGTTGGTACCTCAGCCTCTCTCATTCCTTTCCTTCAACACGACGACGGTACTCGTGCGCTCATGGGTTCGCACATGCAGTGTCAAGCCGTTCCTCTTATCAAGCCTGATGCTCCCATCATTGGTACTGGCATGGAAAATCCTGTTGCCGAGTCCATGGGTTGGGTTATCAGAGCTCGTTTTGATGGTGAGGTTATCTCTGCCGACTCCAATACCGTTACCATAAAGGTTGATCCTAAACACATTGACGATCTCAAAAAACTTGCCCAACTTAATCAATCAGAAAGTATAACTATCAAAGACGACGTCGAGACATATCATCTCAAAACTTTCTATCGCACTTCTCAGTCAACCGCCTATACTCAACGACCTCTCGTACGACCGGGCGAACAAGTCAAAAAAGGCCAGATCATTATCGACGGGCCAGCCTCACAAAACGGTGAATTAGCTCTGGGTCAAAACCTTGTCATTGCATATGCTAACTTTGAAGGACTAGGCTACGAAGACGCCATTGTGGTTTCCGACAGGCTCATTAAAGAAGACTTGCTTTCCTCAGTCCATATTAATGAATACGAAGCTCAGGTCATGGAAACTAAGCTTGGTCCTGAGGAACTAACTCGCGATATCCCCAATGTATCTGAACAAGACCTAAAAAACTTAACCGAAGATGGCATTGTTGCTATAGGCAGCAATGTTGGGCCTAATGATATTCTCGTTGGCAAAATTGCTCCCAAGGGCGAAACTGAGCTTACCGCAGAGGAGCGTCTTTTACGCGCCATTTTTGGAGAAAAAGCACGAGAAGTTCGTGACACTTCCCTAAAGATGCCCCACGGAGAATCTGGCACCGTCATCGACGTTCAAATTCTTGATCGTGATACCGGAGATGAGCTCGACCCTGGCGTTATCAAACAAATCAAAGTTAAGGTCGCTCAACTAAGAAAAATCACTGTTGGTGACAAGGTTGCTGGCCGTCACGGTAACAAAGGAGTCATCAGCAAGGTTGTTCCAGTCGCCGATATGCCTACCCTTCCCGACGGTACACCAGTCGATATCATCATCTCCTTCCTCTCAGTTCTTGCTCGCATGAACTTAGGACAACTCATGGAAGCTCAACTTGGTTGGGCAGCAGACAAACTCAACCAGAATATCGCCGTCCCCGTCTTTGAGAAGATTCCCGAAGACAAAATAATTTCTCTCATGAGCCAGGCAGGCCTTCCTGTTGACGGCAAAATCAGGCTTACCGATGGTCGCACCGGTCTTCCTTTTGAAGAGGATACCGCTGTTGGCATTGGCTACATCCTTAAACTCGTTCACATGGTTGAGGATAAGACCCACGCCCGCTCTACCGGACCTTACTCTCTAGTTACCCAACAGCCTCTCGGAGGTAAAGCTCAGATGGGTGGCCAACGTCTGGGAGAAATGGAAGTCTGGGCACTTGAAGCACACAAAGCTGCTCACACTCTTCAAGAAATGCTCACCATCAAGTCCGACGACGTAGTCGGTCGCTCCCGTGCTTTTGAGGCAATTGTAAAGGGTACTGACATCCCTGAAGCTACTTTGCCCGAATCCTTTAAGGTTCTTGTTAAAGAACTAAACAGCTTAGGACTAAGCATTATCCCCACTAATCCAATTACCAGACCTTCCCAGGACGACTCAGATATTTCCGACAAAACTCAAGAAGAAACTATTTCTGACTCTGAATCAGTCCCCAGCCATGTCTCCGCCAATGCCACTCCGGAAGATCAGTCCGATGATTCCAATGACCAATCTGATCAACCAACTAAATCAGATGATCAAGCACCAGTAGAAGAACCTCCTACTCAAGAAAATCAACAATAG
- the rpoC gene encoding DNA-directed RNA polymerase subunit beta', protein MTNNLKNLMDFQGLQIKLASPEEIKSWSHGEVTKPETINYRTLKPEKDGLFCERIFGPTKDWECYCGKYKRIRYRGIVCDKCGVEVTLSRVRRERMGHISLAAPVAHVWYFKGTPSTLSLLLNISPKKLASVVYFSRYLVLNVDKDEKQNALKKLEDARQAQKDQIKSDADQQIETIKSEGKTQVETLRRSISNKDEKNLKTESAKLETKKKIAATREQMVAEQTVTDNIYDTIESLVKQIETNSVLTEDEYLKLVDYDAASFLTVGMGAEALLEAVKKVNLEELANKLKTIIKDGSVGKKLKATKRLKVVMGLINASVSPEWMIFRQLPVIPPDLRPMVQLSGGRFATSDLNDLYRRVINRNNRLKHLLSLGAPEIILRNEKRMLQEAVDALIDSPQSLASRRTRRTKPLKSLSEMLKGKQGRFRQNLLGKRVDYSGRSVIVVGPELSLNQCGIPKDMALEMFKPFVMRELIAKGLAPNVKSAKNLIEHRIPEVYDILEEITKNHPVLLNRAPTLHKLSILAFNPVLIEGSAIRLHPAVTDGFNADFDGDQMAVHVPLTKKAQEEARNQMLPQHNLLKPSVGKPVAIPAKKEMAIGVYYLTSIEENQEANQDTIYADPKEVLLAYNIGLLHLRQPVQLRLNGKVIITTPGRIIFNEVVPQEFGYINETITSSTIKSLFARSIKELGSDRVVKLIDDIKDIGFEAGTISGLSFAISDNELYQKKQAVIQQGNQQVAQVEQNYAQGLITDQERRRLSNEVWMRITDELSDLTWETFRPGNPIRLIIETGMGRITRDTIKQLSAMRGLVTDPLGNIVELPIKGNYREGLSIFEYVNSIRGSRKGLIDTALKTADAGYLTRRLVDASHDAIIREQDCGTKDGITISTQGPRGDKFADRLVGRFTLKKILHPKTKKQILSANQIIDDEAVKQIIEANITEVEVRSPLTCESRFGVCVHCYGLNFANLEITQIGDPVGILAAQSIGEPGTQLTMRTKHTSGSVGLDVTQGLPRVTELLEVRTPKNLSPIAEVAGKAKILETDSGYRITITPTIGGKDQRREYLVPLTSVLNIEDGQLVPAGHPLASGNLDVKQVLKVKGLRAAQEYLVNEAQRVYESQGIPIKDKHFEVIVKKMSDKVKIETPGDTDLLPGQVVSRGRFDAINESVIAEGGQPATAGVLILGLIQSSLYTESWLSSASFQDTTKVLTRAAIEGDTDPLLGMKENVIIGRLIPTNAERAEIKDGLLVNQ, encoded by the coding sequence ATGACCAACAATCTAAAAAATCTAATGGACTTTCAAGGACTTCAAATTAAACTTGCCTCTCCAGAGGAAATCAAGTCCTGGTCACACGGTGAAGTCACCAAACCTGAAACCATTAATTACCGCACCCTCAAACCTGAAAAAGACGGTCTGTTTTGTGAGCGCATCTTTGGACCAACTAAAGACTGGGAGTGTTATTGTGGCAAATATAAACGCATTCGTTATCGTGGCATAGTCTGCGATAAATGTGGAGTAGAAGTTACTCTCTCTCGTGTTCGTCGCGAAAGAATGGGTCACATTTCCTTAGCTGCTCCAGTTGCCCATGTCTGGTATTTCAAAGGCACCCCGTCTACCCTTTCCCTCCTTCTTAATATCTCACCCAAAAAACTAGCCAGCGTTGTTTATTTCTCACGATATCTTGTTCTAAATGTGGACAAAGATGAAAAGCAGAATGCTCTTAAAAAACTTGAAGATGCTCGTCAAGCTCAAAAAGACCAAATTAAATCTGATGCTGATCAACAAATTGAGACCATTAAGTCAGAGGGTAAAACTCAAGTGGAAACTCTTCGTCGCTCTATCTCCAACAAAGACGAAAAAAACCTCAAGACCGAATCTGCCAAGCTCGAGACTAAAAAGAAAATTGCCGCCACTCGCGAACAGATGGTCGCCGAACAAACCGTCACTGATAATATCTACGACACCATAGAAAGTCTTGTCAAACAAATCGAAACCAACTCCGTCTTAACCGAAGACGAATATCTCAAACTTGTCGATTACGATGCCGCGTCCTTCCTTACTGTTGGTATGGGCGCCGAAGCCTTACTTGAAGCTGTCAAAAAAGTTAACCTTGAAGAACTTGCTAATAAACTTAAAACCATCATCAAGGATGGGTCTGTCGGTAAAAAACTAAAAGCAACCAAACGACTTAAGGTGGTCATGGGTCTGATCAATGCTTCTGTTAGTCCCGAGTGGATGATTTTCCGCCAACTACCCGTTATTCCTCCAGACCTCCGTCCCATGGTTCAGCTTTCAGGTGGACGCTTTGCCACCTCCGACCTTAACGACCTATATCGCAGGGTCATTAATCGTAACAATCGTCTAAAACACCTTTTAAGTCTAGGTGCCCCCGAAATCATATTACGAAATGAAAAAAGAATGCTTCAGGAAGCTGTTGATGCCTTAATTGATTCCCCTCAATCGCTCGCCTCTCGTCGTACTCGTCGCACCAAACCACTTAAATCTCTTTCAGAAATGTTAAAGGGTAAACAAGGTCGTTTTCGCCAAAACTTGCTCGGTAAACGTGTTGATTACTCCGGCCGCTCAGTCATTGTCGTTGGCCCAGAACTTAGTTTGAATCAGTGCGGTATTCCCAAAGACATGGCTCTTGAAATGTTCAAGCCCTTTGTTATGAGAGAGCTTATCGCCAAAGGTCTAGCTCCCAATGTTAAATCTGCTAAAAACTTAATCGAACACCGCATTCCTGAGGTCTATGACATCTTGGAGGAAATCACCAAAAATCATCCTGTGTTACTAAACCGTGCTCCAACTCTCCACAAGCTTTCCATTCTCGCCTTTAATCCGGTCCTTATTGAAGGCTCTGCTATTCGCCTTCATCCCGCGGTTACCGACGGTTTTAACGCTGACTTTGATGGCGACCAAATGGCTGTTCACGTACCTCTAACTAAAAAAGCCCAAGAAGAAGCCAGAAACCAAATGCTTCCACAACACAATCTACTCAAACCTTCCGTTGGTAAACCTGTTGCTATCCCTGCCAAAAAAGAGATGGCCATTGGTGTTTATTACCTCACTTCTATCGAGGAAAACCAAGAAGCCAATCAAGACACCATCTATGCTGACCCCAAAGAAGTCTTGCTTGCCTACAATATCGGACTTCTTCATCTCCGCCAACCTGTTCAATTGCGTCTCAATGGCAAAGTAATTATTACCACCCCTGGTCGAATTATTTTCAATGAGGTGGTACCTCAAGAGTTCGGATACATCAATGAAACTATCACTAGCTCTACTATTAAATCACTCTTTGCCAGGTCAATTAAAGAACTTGGATCCGATCGAGTTGTCAAGCTAATTGATGACATCAAAGATATAGGCTTCGAGGCAGGCACCATCTCAGGTCTCTCATTCGCCATCTCCGATAACGAACTATATCAGAAGAAACAAGCCGTTATTCAGCAAGGTAATCAACAAGTTGCCCAGGTTGAACAAAACTATGCTCAGGGACTAATCACCGACCAGGAACGACGTCGTCTCAGCAATGAAGTCTGGATGCGCATCACCGATGAGCTCTCTGACCTCACCTGGGAAACCTTCCGACCTGGCAATCCTATTCGTCTCATCATTGAGACCGGAATGGGACGTATTACCAGAGACACTATCAAACAACTTTCCGCCATGCGCGGCTTAGTTACTGACCCCTTAGGTAATATTGTCGAATTACCTATCAAAGGTAATTATCGCGAGGGTCTTTCTATCTTTGAATATGTCAACTCCATCAGAGGTTCTAGAAAAGGCCTTATCGACACCGCTCTTAAAACAGCCGACGCTGGTTATCTTACTCGCCGACTCGTCGACGCCTCTCACGACGCCATTATTAGAGAACAAGACTGTGGCACCAAAGATGGAATCACCATCTCTACACAAGGGCCACGTGGTGATAAATTTGCCGATCGACTTGTAGGCCGCTTCACTTTAAAGAAAATCCTTCACCCCAAAACCAAGAAACAAATCCTCTCCGCCAATCAAATTATTGATGATGAAGCAGTCAAACAAATTATTGAAGCAAATATAACCGAAGTTGAAGTTCGCTCTCCTCTAACCTGCGAATCACGTTTCGGTGTCTGTGTTCATTGCTATGGTCTAAACTTTGCCAATCTTGAAATCACTCAAATTGGTGATCCTGTTGGAATTCTAGCTGCTCAATCCATCGGCGAACCTGGCACTCAACTTACCATGAGAACCAAACACACCTCTGGCTCGGTCGGTCTAGACGTGACCCAAGGTTTACCCCGTGTTACCGAACTTCTCGAGGTCAGAACACCTAAAAACCTCTCACCCATTGCCGAAGTTGCTGGTAAAGCCAAAATTCTTGAGACTGACTCTGGCTACCGTATTACTATTACTCCTACCATTGGTGGTAAGGATCAACGCCGCGAGTATCTTGTACCCCTCACCTCAGTTCTTAATATTGAAGATGGTCAGCTCGTGCCAGCCGGTCACCCACTCGCCTCAGGCAACCTAGACGTTAAACAAGTTCTTAAGGTTAAAGGTCTCCGTGCCGCTCAAGAATATCTCGTTAATGAAGCTCAGCGAGTCTATGAATCTCAAGGTATTCCTATCAAGGACAAACACTTTGAGGTTATTGTCAAGAAAATGTCGGACAAGGTTAAAATCGAAACCCCAGGTGATACGGATCTACTGCCCGGACAGGTTGTTAGCCGAGGTCGCTTTGACGCTATCAATGAAAGTGTCATCGCCGAAGGTGGCCAGCCAGCCACAGCAGGTGTTCTAATCTTAGGTCTAATTCAATCCTCCCTTTACACCGAATCATGGCTATCATCCGCTTCCTTCCAAGACACAACCAAGGTTCTTACTCGTGCCGCTATCGAAGGGGACACTGATCCACTCCTCGGTATGAAAGAAAACGTTATCATTGGTCGTCTTATTCCCACCAATGCCGAACGTGCCGAAATTAAAGACGGTTTGCTCGTTAACCAATAA
- the rpsL gene encoding 30S ribosomal protein S12, which produces MPTINQLIRRPRKQKANKVKAAALRRSYNAAKRRQVKTTNPQKRGVCIQVKTMTPKKPNSALRKVARVRLSNRQEVTAYIPGEGHNLAEHSIVLVRGGRVKDLPGVKYHIVRGVYDCAGVEGRKKARSKYGARRAGSNSQTASAE; this is translated from the coding sequence ATGCCAACCATTAATCAACTTATCCGCCGACCTAGAAAGCAAAAGGCCAACAAAGTTAAAGCAGCTGCACTTAGACGCTCATATAACGCGGCCAAGAGACGTCAGGTCAAAACTACCAACCCTCAAAAAAGAGGTGTCTGTATTCAGGTCAAAACCATGACCCCCAAAAAACCTAACTCAGCTCTCCGTAAAGTAGCCCGTGTCCGCTTAAGTAACCGTCAAGAAGTAACCGCCTACATTCCCGGAGAGGGCCACAATCTTGCCGAGCACTCAATCGTCCTTGTTCGTGGAGGTCGTGTCAAAGACTTACCTGGTGTTAAGTACCATATTGTTCGTGGTGTCTATGATTGCGCCGGCGTTGAAGGTCGTAAAAAAGCTCGCAGCAAATACGGCGCTCGTCGCGCTGGATCAAACAGTCAAACAGCCTCAGCAGAATAA
- the rpsG gene encoding 30S ribosomal protein S7 gives MRTNKNLKRTIAPDPVYNNRLIAKLINRSMLDGRKTVASTQVYKALEIVQSKTKKDALETFRNALENIKPQLEVRTRRIGGAAYQVPTPVKGDRKETLAIRWLVNAARQRSNSTYHTYADKLAAEILDALNNEGSAIKKKLDTHKMAEANKAFAHFRW, from the coding sequence ATGAGAACAAATAAGAACCTAAAACGTACCATCGCCCCTGACCCCGTCTACAATAACCGCCTGATAGCCAAGCTTATCAATCGAAGTATGCTAGACGGCAGAAAAACTGTCGCCTCCACCCAAGTTTACAAAGCTCTGGAAATCGTCCAGTCAAAAACTAAAAAGGACGCTCTTGAAACTTTTCGCAACGCTCTTGAAAACATCAAGCCCCAGCTCGAAGTTAGGACTCGCCGAATCGGTGGTGCCGCTTACCAAGTCCCCACTCCGGTTAAAGGTGATCGCAAAGAAACCCTAGCTATTCGCTGGTTAGTTAATGCTGCCAGGCAAAGGTCCAACTCCACCTACCACACCTATGCAGACAAGCTTGCCGCCGAAATTCTTGATGCCCTTAACAACGAAGGTTCTGCCATCAAGAAAAAACTAGACACCCACAAAATGGCCGAAGCTAACAAGGCCTTTGCCCACTTTAGATGGTAA
- the fusA gene encoding elongation factor G: MATKQDQTLDLNNIRNIGIIAHIDAGKTTTTERILFYTGKSYKIGNIDEGDTQMDWMEQEKERGITIMSAATTTFWTAALDKALNKNKTRINIIDTPGHVDFTAEVERSLRVLDGGVVILDAGSGVQSQTETVWRQADKYHVPRVAFVNKMDVLGADFHATIKDVHEKLGSKTAIMALPIGAENQFKGVILLLERQSLIWESDETGASYTVSDNIPEDMKAEVEAHRAALIEQICELNDSLLEQYLEGKEPSIEDLKKALRQATIANQIVPVYPGSSLRNKGVQPLLDAVVDFLPSPFDVPPVTGINPNDESQQIVRKPDPDASVTALAFKIQADPHVGRLTYIRVYSGTIKSGSYIYNSTKKEKERIGRLLLMHANTREEISEAKAGEIVAAVGLKATGTGDTLCDENSVLVLESISFPEPVISLAIEPKTKADQEKLGLALSRLSDEDPTFQIRTDPTTGQTLIRGMGELHLEIIVDRLKREFKVDANTGQPQVAYKETITKESEGEGKYIRQSGGRGQYGHCLIRIRPLPRSEGRKFLNKIVGGAIPREFISPVEKGVAEAQDNGVIAGYPLTDVEVELYDGSYHEVDSSEVAFKIAGSMALQDAVKKASPVLLEPIMKVEVTTPEEFMGDIIGDLSSRRAQILGNDQRGNARVITSLVPLSELGRYATDIRSMSQGRANYYMEPHTYEIVPDNIAQTLIKRPVGESTEK, encoded by the coding sequence ATGGCTACCAAACAAGACCAAACTCTTGATCTTAATAATATTCGTAATATCGGTATTATTGCCCATATTGACGCTGGAAAAACTACCACTACTGAGCGAATCCTTTTCTATACCGGTAAGTCCTACAAAATTGGCAACATCGACGAGGGTGATACTCAAATGGACTGGATGGAGCAAGAAAAAGAGCGGGGTATTACCATCATGTCAGCTGCCACCACCACTTTTTGGACTGCTGCCCTTGATAAAGCACTTAATAAAAACAAGACCCGCATCAATATTATCGATACCCCCGGCCACGTCGATTTTACTGCCGAAGTCGAACGCTCTCTAAGAGTTCTTGATGGAGGTGTCGTCATTCTCGATGCCGGTTCAGGAGTTCAATCTCAAACAGAGACTGTCTGGCGCCAAGCTGACAAATATCACGTTCCTCGAGTGGCCTTCGTTAACAAAATGGACGTGTTAGGCGCTGATTTTCATGCCACTATCAAGGATGTTCACGAAAAACTAGGCAGTAAAACTGCCATCATGGCTCTCCCCATCGGAGCCGAGAATCAGTTTAAAGGTGTCATCCTACTTCTTGAACGCCAATCTTTAATTTGGGAAAGTGATGAAACAGGCGCCAGTTACACCGTCTCCGACAACATACCTGAAGACATGAAAGCAGAGGTTGAGGCTCATAGAGCTGCTTTAATTGAACAAATTTGTGAGCTTAATGACTCACTTCTTGAACAATATCTAGAAGGCAAAGAACCATCCATTGAAGACCTGAAGAAAGCTCTACGTCAAGCCACCATTGCCAACCAGATCGTACCCGTTTACCCCGGATCATCCTTGAGAAACAAAGGTGTTCAACCTCTTCTTGATGCAGTCGTAGATTTCCTCCCCAGCCCATTCGACGTACCTCCTGTCACTGGAATTAACCCAAACGATGAATCTCAACAGATAGTTAGAAAGCCAGACCCAGACGCCTCTGTTACTGCCTTAGCTTTCAAGATTCAGGCTGATCCCCACGTTGGACGCCTCACCTATATTCGTGTCTACTCCGGGACTATTAAGTCAGGTTCATACATATATAACTCAACCAAGAAAGAAAAAGAACGTATTGGACGTCTTCTTTTAATGCACGCCAACACTCGAGAGGAGATCAGTGAAGCTAAGGCTGGTGAAATTGTCGCCGCCGTCGGCCTTAAAGCCACGGGCACTGGTGACACCCTATGTGATGAAAACTCTGTCCTAGTTCTTGAGTCAATCTCTTTCCCAGAACCAGTCATATCACTTGCCATCGAACCTAAAACCAAAGCCGACCAAGAAAAATTGGGCTTAGCTCTTTCTCGCCTTTCTGACGAAGACCCAACTTTTCAAATTAGAACTGATCCAACCACTGGACAAACCCTGATCCGTGGTATGGGTGAGCTGCATCTGGAGATTATTGTTGACCGTCTCAAAAGAGAATTCAAAGTCGATGCAAACACCGGACAGCCTCAAGTTGCATACAAAGAAACCATTACCAAAGAATCGGAGGGTGAAGGCAAGTACATCCGTCAATCAGGTGGCCGTGGGCAATATGGTCACTGCCTGATTCGCATCCGTCCTCTTCCTCGGAGTGAGGGTCGTAAATTCCTCAACAAAATTGTCGGTGGTGCCATTCCAAGAGAATTTATTTCCCCGGTCGAAAAAGGTGTCGCAGAAGCACAGGACAACGGCGTTATTGCCGGTTATCCTCTCACCGATGTCGAGGTCGAACTCTACGATGGTTCATATCATGAAGTAGACTCATCCGAAGTAGCTTTCAAGATAGCTGGATCAATGGCTCTCCAAGACGCAGTCAAGAAAGCCAGTCCTGTATTACTCGAGCCTATTATGAAAGTCGAAGTAACCACCCCTGAAGAGTTCATGGGTGACATCATTGGTGATCTATCCTCCAGGCGTGCTCAAATTCTTGGTAACGATCAACGTGGCAATGCTAGAGTCATAACCTCATTAGTTCCACTCTCTGAGCTTGGTCGTTACGCCACCGACATTCGTTCCATGTCACAAGGACGAGCTAACTACTACATGGAGCCTCACACCTACGAAATTGTGCCAGATAATATCGCCCAAACTTTAATTAAACGTCCCGTTGGCGAATCCACAGAAAAATGA